A portion of the Phormidium ambiguum IAM M-71 genome contains these proteins:
- the truB gene encoding tRNA pseudouridine(55) synthase TruB, with protein MQGFLNLNKPFGITSHDCVAKVRRLLRQKKVGHGGTLDPAATGVLPIALGKATRLLQYLPEDKAYRATIKLGITTTTDDLQGEVIAEKSVDSLTLNEVKFALEKFQGTIQQIPPNYSAIQVQGKRLYDLARAGEDIAVPPRQVEIHQIEILAWREGEFPELDLEITCGPGTYIRSIARDLGIALQTGGTLAALTRTASCSLKLTESLTFTELETQIEQGTFHPISPETALSHIEQITLAEQEARRWCQGQRLVLTENSPKYSFGKKRVNQENGKFLGIGEIVNSDTHQILIPQLVLQPIS; from the coding sequence GTGCAAGGTTTCCTGAACTTAAACAAACCCTTTGGAATTACTTCTCATGACTGCGTAGCTAAAGTACGCCGTCTATTACGTCAAAAAAAAGTCGGACATGGCGGCACATTAGATCCAGCAGCAACGGGTGTTTTACCCATTGCTTTGGGTAAAGCAACTCGGTTGTTACAATACCTCCCAGAAGATAAGGCATATCGTGCCACAATTAAATTAGGAATAACTACCACTACCGACGATTTACAAGGAGAAGTAATTGCCGAAAAATCGGTTGATTCATTAACTTTAAATGAAGTGAAATTTGCTTTAGAAAAATTTCAAGGAACTATTCAACAAATCCCACCTAATTATAGTGCAATCCAAGTTCAAGGAAAACGTTTATACGACTTAGCCCGTGCCGGAGAAGATATTGCAGTTCCCCCTAGACAAGTAGAAATTCATCAAATAGAAATCTTAGCTTGGCGCGAAGGAGAATTTCCAGAATTAGACCTAGAAATTACTTGTGGGCCTGGTACTTATATTAGATCGATCGCACGAGATTTAGGAATAGCTTTACAAACAGGAGGCACACTCGCCGCCTTAACTCGCACTGCTAGTTGTAGCTTAAAATTAACCGAAAGTTTGACTTTTACAGAGCTAGAAACTCAAATAGAACAAGGAACATTTCACCCTATTTCCCCAGAAACAGCTTTAAGCCACATAGAACAAATTACTTTAGCTGAACAAGAAGCACGTCGCTGGTGTCAAGGACAACGCCTAGTACTAACTGAAAATTCACCAAAATACTCTTTCGGGAAAAAGCGGGTAAATCAGGAAAATGGAAAATTTTTAGGGATTGGGGAAATAGTAAATTCTGATACACATCAAATATTAATTCCTCAACTTGTATTGCAACCAATCTCTTAA
- a CDS encoding rhomboid family intramembrane serine protease produces the protein MSKNEVRGIINELKSQVFILSGTVALMWILEFFDLMVFRGKLNYFGIIPGSFIGLRGILFAPFLHGDFLHLAANTIPFVTLGWLIMLRETSDFFIVSAISMLVSGLGVWLFAPPNSIHIGASGVVFGYLGYLIFRGYFQRSPGSIFLSLIVGLIYGSMIWGVLPTELGISWQGHLFGFIGGAIAARLLSRKKI, from the coding sequence ATGAGTAAAAATGAAGTCCGGGGAATAATCAATGAATTAAAAAGTCAAGTATTCATCTTAAGTGGAACTGTCGCCCTAATGTGGATTCTGGAATTTTTTGACCTCATGGTTTTTCGAGGTAAACTGAACTACTTTGGAATCATACCTGGATCGTTTATTGGACTACGTGGCATATTATTCGCACCCTTTCTACATGGAGACTTTTTGCACTTAGCCGCTAACACTATTCCCTTTGTGACACTTGGCTGGTTAATTATGTTACGAGAAACCAGCGATTTTTTTATTGTTAGTGCCATTTCCATGCTTGTTAGTGGTCTAGGTGTTTGGCTATTTGCACCACCCAATAGTATTCATATCGGTGCTAGTGGTGTTGTATTTGGCTATTTGGGTTATTTAATATTTAGAGGCTATTTTCAACGTAGTCCGGGTTCGATTTTTTTATCATTAATTGTCGGGTTAATTTACGGTAGTATGATTTGGGGAGTACTGCCAACAGAATTAGGAATTTCTTGGCAAGGGCATTTATTTGGTTTTATTGGTGGTGCGATCGCAGCCCGTTTACTTTCCCGCAAAAAAATCTAA
- a CDS encoding DUF3011 domain-containing protein, producing the protein MTNLCQKIALASAATVAVAATIISAESASAQNAIICESLDFRTTECLFNTRRGVFLERQLSNASCVEGIDWGYHRGLIWVRNGCRGVFSSGRGNWSSPDEEACCIEEEVYRPKPRRRVRRRPRTIHCP; encoded by the coding sequence ATGACAAATCTGTGTCAAAAAATCGCTTTGGCCAGTGCTGCTACTGTTGCAGTGGCCGCTACTATAATTAGTGCTGAGTCTGCCTCGGCTCAAAATGCGATTATTTGCGAAAGTCTTGATTTTAGAACCACAGAATGTTTATTCAATACCCGACGTGGCGTATTCCTCGAAAGACAGTTATCGAATGCGTCTTGCGTAGAAGGTATTGATTGGGGTTATCACAGAGGTTTGATTTGGGTAAGAAACGGATGTCGTGGTGTATTTAGTTCCGGTCGTGGTAACTGGTCTTCCCCTGACGAAGAAGCTTGTTGTATTGAAGAAGAAGTTTACCGCCCAAAACCCAGGCGGCGCGTGCGTCGTCGCCCCAGGACTATTCATTGCCCCTGA
- a CDS encoding glycosyltransferase family 2 protein, which yields MTVTAQKIPVSVLIPAKNEEANLPACLESVAVADEVFVVDSQSSDRSIEISQKYGANVVQFHFNGRWPKKKNWSLENLPFRNEWVLIVDCDERITPELWAEIAEAIKNPDYNGYYLNRRVFFLGTWIRHGGRYPDWNLRLFRHQKGRYENLGTEEIRNTGDNEVHEHVVLEGKVAYLKNDMLHIDFRDVYHWLERHNRYSNWEARVYLNLLTGRGDDGTIGANILGDSVQRKRFLKKVWVRLPFKPTLRFLLSYVFQLGFLDGRAGYTYARLLSQYEYQIGVKLYELRRFGGQLNNAPQPVTTKSVTSTADSPTTNDSTAYDTVGS from the coding sequence ATGACTGTCACAGCCCAAAAAATCCCGGTTTCCGTGTTGATTCCCGCCAAAAACGAAGAAGCTAACTTGCCAGCTTGTTTAGAAAGTGTAGCAGTGGCGGATGAAGTTTTTGTCGTGGACTCCCAAAGCAGCGATCGATCGATCGAAATTTCCCAAAAATACGGCGCAAATGTCGTACAGTTTCACTTTAACGGTCGTTGGCCGAAAAAGAAAAACTGGTCATTAGAAAACTTACCATTCCGTAATGAGTGGGTTTTAATAGTTGATTGCGACGAACGCATTACCCCAGAACTTTGGGCAGAAATTGCCGAAGCCATTAAAAACCCGGATTACAACGGTTACTATCTGAATCGGAGAGTCTTTTTCTTAGGAACTTGGATTCGTCATGGTGGCAGATATCCAGATTGGAATTTACGCTTATTCCGTCACCAAAAAGGACGTTACGAAAACTTGGGGACGGAAGAAATTCGCAACACGGGAGATAACGAAGTTCATGAGCACGTAGTTTTAGAAGGCAAAGTTGCATATCTCAAAAATGATATGCTGCACATTGACTTCCGGGATGTTTATCACTGGTTAGAACGACACAATCGTTATTCTAATTGGGAAGCTCGCGTTTATTTGAACTTGTTAACTGGCCGGGGTGATGATGGTACGATCGGCGCTAATATTTTAGGAGATTCCGTTCAACGCAAACGCTTTTTAAAGAAAGTTTGGGTACGTTTACCTTTTAAACCCACATTACGTTTCTTACTGAGTTATGTTTTTCAGTTAGGCTTTTTAGATGGGAGAGCCGGGTACACTTATGCTAGGCTTTTGAGCCAATACGAATATCAAATTGGGGTCAAACTCTACGAATTACGCCGTTTTGGTGGTCAGTTAAACAATGCACCACAACCAGTTACTACCAAGAGTGTAACATCTACAGCCGATTCTCCCACCACCAACGACTCTACAGCTTATGACACAGTGGGTTCCTGA
- a CDS encoding glycosyltransferase family 2 protein: protein MTKISAIICTHNREKYLGAAIDSLLAQDFPDYEIIVVDNASSDRTREIVQARPSVKYIYEPITGLSVARNTGAKAAISPILAYLDDDAVASKTWLSVLYAAYQSNEKLAIAGGKVTLIWPEGISPPKWLSEDLAGNLGAYNLGDKIVYIDRPGLTPRGLNYSIRRKFLEEIGGFDINLGRVGKKLLSNEELLMTEQALNRGWQVAYLPEALVQHNVSPERINPQWFLSRGWWQGISEYYREQLIGKSQVQQQLGRGGERLMYGVYKSIKYFRYPDRRFENLVYSYGQIGYLISVIMGLFPAANGEK from the coding sequence ATGACGAAAATTTCTGCAATTATCTGTACACATAATCGAGAAAAATATTTAGGAGCAGCTATTGATAGTTTGCTAGCACAAGATTTTCCAGATTATGAAATAATTGTTGTGGACAACGCTTCGAGCGATCGCACTCGTGAAATAGTTCAAGCACGCCCTAGCGTGAAATACATCTACGAACCAATTACGGGATTATCTGTAGCTCGCAACACAGGCGCTAAAGCAGCAATAAGTCCAATTCTTGCTTATCTAGATGATGATGCTGTAGCTAGTAAAACTTGGTTAAGCGTGTTGTATGCAGCTTATCAAAGTAACGAAAAATTAGCGATCGCAGGTGGCAAAGTTACCTTAATTTGGCCAGAGGGAATTTCGCCTCCAAAATGGCTTTCCGAGGACTTAGCCGGAAATTTGGGTGCATATAATCTGGGGGACAAAATCGTTTATATCGATCGCCCAGGCTTAACTCCAAGAGGATTAAACTATTCAATTCGACGCAAATTTTTAGAAGAAATCGGTGGTTTCGATATTAACTTGGGTCGAGTTGGGAAAAAACTACTATCCAACGAAGAACTACTAATGACCGAACAAGCTTTAAATCGAGGTTGGCAAGTTGCTTATCTCCCCGAAGCTTTAGTGCAGCATAACGTTTCCCCAGAACGAATCAACCCGCAATGGTTTTTAAGTCGGGGTTGGTGGCAAGGCATTAGCGAATATTACCGCGAACAACTCATCGGAAAATCCCAGGTGCAACAACAGTTAGGGCGGGGCGGGGAACGTTTGATGTACGGGGTTTATAAAAGTATTAAATATTTTCGCTATCCCGATCGCAGATTTGAAAATTTAGTATATAGCTACGGTCAAATTGGATATTTAATTTCTGTAATCATGGGGTTATTTCCAGCCGCAAACGGGGAAAAATAA
- the cobU gene encoding bifunctional adenosylcobinamide kinase/adenosylcobinamide-phosphate guanylyltransferase, with the protein MTEISSRQVILVTGPARSGKSEWAESLAEASGKSVIYIATAQKDPNDSEWMARIAQHAQRRPSSWQTWEVPINLAVTIKEANSCSCLLVDSLGTWVANLLESDPTQWEKILKELLETVENCNCDVIFVAEETGWGVVPAYPSGRHFRDRLGCVVRQVGAIANLTYLVTAGHVLNLSQLGTALNKKCN; encoded by the coding sequence ATGACGGAAATATCTTCAAGACAAGTAATTTTAGTAACTGGGCCAGCGCGATCGGGTAAAAGTGAGTGGGCGGAATCATTGGCTGAGGCATCGGGAAAATCTGTGATTTATATAGCTACTGCTCAAAAAGATCCCAATGATTCTGAATGGATGGCGAGAATTGCACAACACGCGCAGCGTCGTCCTTCTAGTTGGCAAACTTGGGAAGTACCGATAAATTTAGCTGTAACTATTAAGGAAGCAAACAGTTGTAGTTGCTTGCTGGTAGATTCTTTAGGAACCTGGGTAGCAAATTTATTAGAATCCGATCCAACCCAATGGGAGAAAATCTTAAAAGAATTGTTAGAAACCGTTGAGAATTGTAATTGTGATGTAATATTCGTCGCAGAGGAAACAGGCTGGGGTGTAGTTCCAGCATATCCATCAGGTCGCCATTTCCGCGATCGCTTGGGGTGTGTGGTACGTCAAGTAGGAGCGATCGCAAATCTCACTTACTTAGTCACAGCAGGTCATGTTTTGAATTTAAGTCAACTCGGTACTGCTTTAAATAAAAAATGTAATTAG
- the glgX gene encoding glycogen debranching protein GlgX: MTVSHSYTYGNFKLLNGQPIPFGAIPVPGGVNFSLYSRYATAATLVLFKKDAIEPFAEIPFPSEFRLGNVLSMIVLGLDYEDLEYGYRVDGPYSPEAGHRFDRTQILLDPYSTCVGGRDIWGNSLRHEDIYPYRGQIISEEFEWEGDRPLEITAEDLIIYEMHVRGFTRHPSSGVKSEHQGTFAGLQEKIPYLKELGINCVELMPIFEFDELDNIRHNPFNDDRLFNYWGYNTVGFYAPKAGYAATGKYGNQANELKTLVKELHKNGIEVILDVVFNHTAEGNENGPTISFRGLDNKTYYMLTPEGLYYNFSGCGNTLNCNHPIVRQFVVDCLRFWASAYHIDGFRFDLASILGRDTNGEPLTNPPLLETLAYDPVLAKCKLIAEAWDAGGLYQVGSFPDYDRWGEWNGKYRDAVRKFIKGDPLAGEMVQRLQGSPDLYAWTERTVDSSVNFITAHDGFSLADLVSYNHKHNEANGEESRDGSNDNFSWNCGVEGETNDPEIINLRRRQMKNAIAILTVSQGIPMILMGDEMCRSQQGNNNAYCHDSELSWLDWNLLETNQDFFQFVKNCIAFRHAHPVLRNREYFRNKDYMESGYPDISWHGVYAWKPDWSSYCRTLAFMLCGKHAKGGKVKDNSIYVAMNMHWESHWFELPKLPSELKWHVFVNTGLAFPEDTWQPGTEPILTEQNGIFVGDRSVIILVAK, from the coding sequence ATGACAGTTTCTCACAGTTACACTTACGGTAATTTTAAATTACTAAACGGACAACCTATTCCTTTTGGGGCAATTCCAGTACCGGGAGGAGTGAATTTTTCTCTTTACTCTCGTTATGCCACAGCTGCAACATTAGTACTCTTTAAAAAAGATGCAATAGAACCTTTTGCCGAAATTCCTTTTCCTAGCGAGTTTCGCTTAGGTAATGTGTTGAGCATGATAGTTTTAGGTTTAGATTATGAAGACCTAGAATATGGGTATCGAGTAGATGGGCCATATAGTCCAGAAGCAGGTCACAGATTCGATCGCACTCAGATTCTTTTAGATCCATATTCTACTTGTGTCGGTGGTAGAGATATTTGGGGAAATTCCTTAAGACACGAGGATATTTACCCTTATCGCGGACAAATTATTTCTGAAGAATTTGAGTGGGAAGGCGATCGACCTTTAGAAATTACTGCTGAAGATTTAATTATTTACGAAATGCACGTCCGAGGTTTTACTCGTCACCCTTCCTCTGGAGTTAAATCAGAACATCAAGGCACTTTTGCTGGACTACAAGAAAAAATTCCTTATCTTAAAGAATTAGGAATTAATTGTGTAGAATTGATGCCAATTTTTGAATTTGATGAATTAGATAACATCAGACATAATCCCTTTAATGATGATAGATTATTTAACTATTGGGGTTACAATACAGTCGGTTTTTATGCGCCAAAAGCTGGTTATGCTGCTACAGGTAAATACGGTAATCAAGCAAATGAACTGAAAACTTTAGTTAAAGAATTACACAAAAATGGCATTGAAGTAATTTTGGATGTAGTGTTTAACCATACAGCCGAAGGTAATGAGAACGGCCCAACAATTTCTTTTCGGGGTTTAGATAATAAAACCTATTATATGTTAACTCCTGAAGGGCTTTATTATAACTTTAGTGGTTGCGGCAATACCCTAAATTGTAATCATCCAATAGTCAGACAATTTGTAGTAGATTGTCTGCGATTTTGGGCATCTGCATATCATATTGATGGATTCAGATTTGATTTAGCTTCAATTTTAGGACGGGATACAAATGGGGAACCTTTAACTAATCCACCATTGTTAGAAACTTTAGCTTATGACCCTGTTTTAGCGAAGTGTAAATTAATTGCAGAAGCTTGGGATGCTGGCGGACTTTATCAAGTTGGTTCTTTTCCAGATTACGATCGCTGGGGTGAATGGAATGGTAAATATCGGGATGCTGTACGGAAGTTTATTAAGGGCGATCCTTTAGCTGGAGAAATGGTACAACGCCTTCAAGGTTCGCCTGATTTATATGCTTGGACAGAAAGAACTGTGGATAGTTCAGTAAACTTTATTACTGCTCATGACGGTTTTAGTTTAGCAGATTTGGTGTCTTATAACCACAAACATAATGAAGCGAATGGAGAGGAAAGTCGAGATGGTTCCAATGATAATTTTAGTTGGAATTGTGGAGTTGAAGGCGAAACAAACGATCCTGAAATAATTAATTTGCGCCGTCGGCAAATGAAAAATGCGATCGCCATTCTAACAGTTAGTCAAGGCATTCCGATGATACTGATGGGCGATGAAATGTGTCGATCGCAACAAGGAAATAATAACGCCTATTGCCATGACTCAGAACTAAGTTGGTTAGATTGGAATTTATTAGAAACTAATCAAGATTTTTTCCAATTCGTGAAAAATTGTATTGCTTTTCGTCACGCTCATCCTGTCTTAAGAAATCGGGAATACTTTCGTAATAAAGATTATATGGAAAGCGGTTATCCCGACATTAGTTGGCATGGTGTTTACGCTTGGAAACCTGATTGGTCAAGCTATTGCCGCACTTTAGCTTTTATGCTTTGTGGCAAACACGCCAAAGGCGGAAAAGTTAAAGATAACTCAATTTATGTAGCGATGAATATGCACTGGGAAAGTCATTGGTTTGAATTACCAAAGTTACCTTCAGAACTAAAATGGCACGTTTTTGTTAATACCGGACTCGCTTTTCCCGAAGATACTTGGCAACCGGGAACTGAACCGATTTTAACCGAACAAAATGGAATTTTTGTCGGCGATCGATCGGTAATAATTTTGGTTGCTAAATAA
- a CDS encoding ribonuclease Z — translation MQITFFGTSSGVPTRSRNVSSVALRLPQRAEVWLFDCGEGTQHQLLHSELKISQITRIFITHTHGDHIFGLMGLLATYGLAGNPTKIDVYGPPGLNDYIKACQRYSFTHFSYPLKVHTVEPGIVYEDDEYIVKCGLLKHRVTAFGYRVEEKDRPGRFDVEKAKELGIPSGPVYGKLKRGEKVTLPDGKVINGADLCGPTQTGRKLVYCTDTVFCEGAIELAQDADLLIHEATFAHQDAELAFQRLHSTSTMAAQVALAAKAKHLIMTHFSPRYAPGNDIQLNDLLEEAKAIFPNTTMAYDFLAYEVPRRD, via the coding sequence GTGCAGATTACTTTTTTTGGCACGAGTTCCGGTGTTCCAACGCGATCGCGCAATGTCTCTAGCGTAGCTTTGCGCTTACCTCAGCGTGCAGAAGTTTGGCTATTTGACTGTGGGGAAGGTACTCAACATCAGCTTTTACACAGTGAGTTGAAAATTAGTCAAATCACGCGCATTTTTATTACTCATACACATGGCGACCATATTTTTGGGTTAATGGGTTTGTTAGCAACTTATGGTTTAGCTGGTAATCCCACAAAAATAGATGTTTACGGGCCACCGGGTCTAAATGATTACATTAAGGCTTGCCAACGTTACTCATTTACTCATTTTTCCTATCCCTTGAAAGTACACACTGTTGAACCAGGGATAGTCTATGAAGATGACGAATATATTGTTAAATGTGGTCTTTTAAAACATCGGGTAACTGCTTTCGGTTATCGAGTCGAAGAAAAAGACCGCCCCGGACGTTTTGATGTCGAAAAAGCTAAAGAATTAGGCATTCCTTCCGGCCCTGTTTATGGCAAACTCAAACGCGGTGAAAAAGTTACTTTACCCGATGGAAAAGTAATTAATGGTGCTGATTTATGCGGGCCTACTCAAACTGGACGTAAACTTGTTTATTGTACAGATACGGTTTTTTGTGAAGGTGCTATTGAGTTAGCCCAAGATGCAGATTTACTAATTCATGAAGCTACTTTTGCTCATCAAGATGCAGAATTAGCTTTTCAAAGATTACATTCTACTTCTACAATGGCAGCACAAGTAGCTTTAGCTGCTAAGGCAAAACATTTAATTATGACTCATTTCAGCCCTCGCTATGCGCCGGGTAATGATATTCAATTAAATGATTTGTTAGAGGAAGCAAAAGCAATTTTCCCCAATACAACAATGGCTTATGATTTCCTCGCTTATGAAGTTCCACGTCGGGATTGA
- a CDS encoding ATP-binding protein: MIAISKRPVGRSWATISFASTLYLCPILDLLVSEIPDSWQAELRLGLQEALVNAAKHGNNLDPSKTVVVKFAAIADHYWWVISDQGAGYQPCCCRPSDLNEYLPPEESECGRGLYILYKVFDQVHWNPEARELSLCKYVKSRYKLPLVR, from the coding sequence GTGATTGCTATATCTAAGCGTCCAGTTGGGCGCAGCTGGGCTACGATTAGCTTTGCTTCGACTCTTTACCTGTGTCCAATTCTCGATTTGCTGGTGTCTGAGATTCCTGATTCATGGCAAGCGGAATTGCGCCTCGGGTTACAGGAGGCTTTGGTAAATGCGGCTAAACACGGTAACAACTTAGATCCTAGTAAAACAGTTGTGGTGAAATTTGCCGCGATCGCAGATCACTATTGGTGGGTGATCTCAGACCAAGGTGCGGGGTATCAACCTTGTTGTTGTCGTCCTAGCGATCTCAACGAGTACTTGCCACCGGAAGAGTCCGAGTGTGGTAGAGGGTTATATATTTTGTACAAAGTGTTTGACCAAGTACATTGGAACCCGGAAGCAAGAGAGTTAAGTTTATGTAAGTATGTCAAGAGCCGCTATAAGCTACCTTTGGTGCGCTAA
- a CDS encoding DUF6439 family protein: MSEPTQLLKTDTLNQFTTLELAQALMERLAITPNDWHRLKSNRQARASEQAAAALVFLLKNQPEEALSRFNQASGWLDRSLSAPPCPTHGHDRSQ, translated from the coding sequence ATGAGTGAACCTACCCAACTACTTAAAACCGACACCTTGAACCAATTTACCACCTTAGAACTGGCTCAAGCTTTAATGGAACGCCTTGCCATCACCCCTAACGATTGGCATCGCCTCAAATCAAATCGCCAAGCGCGTGCTAGCGAACAAGCTGCCGCTGCACTTGTATTTCTCCTCAAAAATCAACCAGAAGAAGCCTTATCACGTTTTAATCAAGCCTCTGGCTGGTTGGATCGCTCTCTTTCCGCGCCTCCTTGTCCCACTCACGGACACGATCGTTCTCAATAA
- a CDS encoding DUF2203 domain-containing protein gives MKPPEEPSDLQGSGNSESEFVQALAEVERSLIALKERYAQVKRDRQRQAELKHRYEEIRQDRSIARSQEMKAELKRIEQELETLQVNLESSLFSWRSLNEPFWMVVRFAGIGIVIGWLLKSCAS, from the coding sequence ATGAAGCCACCGGAAGAACCAAGCGATCTCCAGGGATCGGGAAATAGCGAGTCAGAATTTGTGCAAGCTTTGGCGGAAGTAGAGCGATCGCTAATTGCATTGAAAGAAAGATATGCACAGGTAAAACGCGATCGTCAGCGACAGGCGGAATTAAAACATCGCTATGAAGAAATTCGTCAAGACCGCAGTATTGCGCGATCCCAGGAAATGAAAGCTGAATTAAAACGAATTGAACAGGAACTAGAAACCTTGCAAGTTAATTTAGAAAGTAGCTTGTTTTCTTGGCGAAGCTTGAACGAACCTTTTTGGATGGTGGTGCGGTTTGCAGGAATTGGGATCGTTATTGGTTGGTTGTTGAAGTCTTGTGCAAGTTAA
- the ggt gene encoding gamma-glutamyltransferase codes for MQLKFWQLIFTTLVFSCNLVFPVRSQDLLAPEGDTGRTEKQAVRAKQQMVVSGNVLASQAGMAILRRGGNAVDAAIAVQMVLTLVEPQSSGIGGGGFLLLYNGTTGKLLSYDGRETAPGKARSDRFLNAAGKPLDFFEAVVGGKSVGVPGVVRMLEMVHREEGKLPWRELFQPAIQLAENGFPISPRLYQLLSRERYLQRFPNSRNYFYLANGQPKPIGSKLVNLPLAEVLKAIANQGADAFYQGEIARDIVQTVNQAPVNPGDLTLADLANYQAKKRDPVCGLYRVYQVCSMGPPSSGGITVLQMLGILQTFDLASLKSKPIELVHLFSEAGRLAYADRNQFLADPDFVKIPTQRLLDPQYLRVRGSAIDPNRSMGKAAPGNITNSSQQNQLINWLDIPATTHFSIIDKDGNAVSMTSTIESGFGSRLMVRGFLLNNQLTDFNFVPQENGLPVVNRVEAWKRPRSSMSPTIVFNAQKKPVLIIGSPGGSGIINFVAKVLVGVLDWKLDIQEAISLPNFGSRNSPTELEAGTNYVNFKADLERRGHQVIVVPLNSGSHGIEIKNGELIGGADPRREGVAIGD; via the coding sequence ATGCAACTAAAATTTTGGCAATTAATTTTTACTACCTTAGTATTCTCCTGTAACCTTGTTTTTCCAGTTCGTTCTCAAGACTTACTTGCGCCAGAGGGAGATACAGGACGTACTGAAAAGCAAGCTGTCCGCGCTAAACAACAGATGGTGGTTAGTGGTAATGTTTTAGCTTCTCAAGCGGGGATGGCGATTTTGCGGCGCGGGGGTAATGCGGTGGATGCAGCGATCGCTGTTCAAATGGTGTTAACGTTGGTTGAACCGCAGTCTTCGGGAATTGGCGGTGGGGGGTTTTTACTGTTGTACAATGGCACAACGGGAAAATTACTGAGTTACGATGGTCGGGAAACGGCACCTGGGAAGGCGAGAAGCGATCGTTTTTTAAATGCCGCAGGTAAACCTTTAGATTTTTTCGAGGCGGTAGTTGGGGGAAAATCTGTTGGTGTACCTGGAGTGGTGCGAATGTTGGAAATGGTACATCGGGAAGAGGGGAAACTTCCTTGGCGGGAGTTGTTTCAACCAGCGATTCAATTAGCAGAAAATGGCTTTCCGATTTCTCCTCGGTTGTATCAATTGCTAAGTAGAGAAAGGTATTTGCAACGTTTTCCTAATAGTAGAAATTATTTTTATTTAGCAAATGGTCAGCCAAAACCTATTGGTAGTAAGTTAGTAAATCTTCCTTTAGCGGAGGTTTTAAAGGCGATCGCAAATCAAGGCGCAGATGCTTTTTACCAAGGGGAAATTGCGCGAGATATTGTGCAAACTGTTAATCAAGCACCTGTTAATCCGGGAGATTTGACACTTGCTGATTTAGCTAATTACCAGGCAAAAAAGCGCGATCCTGTTTGTGGTTTATATCGAGTTTACCAAGTTTGTAGCATGGGGCCACCGAGTTCTGGCGGAATTACCGTTTTGCAAATGTTGGGAATTTTGCAGACTTTTGATCTGGCTAGTTTAAAGTCTAAACCAATTGAATTGGTACATTTATTTTCGGAGGCGGGTAGGCTGGCTTATGCCGATCGCAATCAGTTTTTAGCCGATCCAGATTTTGTGAAAATTCCTACTCAAAGATTACTCGATCCACAGTATTTGCGGGTGCGAGGGAGTGCGATCGATCCTAACCGTTCAATGGGAAAAGCTGCACCGGGAAATATTACCAATTCTTCTCAACAAAATCAATTAATCAATTGGTTAGATATACCCGCAACCACTCATTTTTCGATTATCGATAAAGATGGTAATGCTGTTTCTATGACTAGTACTATTGAAAGTGGTTTTGGTTCTCGCTTGATGGTGAGGGGGTTTTTATTAAATAATCAATTGACTGATTTTAACTTTGTTCCCCAAGAAAATGGTTTACCTGTTGTTAATCGTGTCGAAGCTTGGAAACGTCCCCGCAGTTCCATGTCTCCCACAATAGTTTTTAATGCTCAAAAAAAGCCAGTTTTAATTATTGGTTCTCCAGGTGGTAGCGGAATTATTAATTTTGTCGCTAAGGTTTTGGTGGGAGTTTTAGATTGGAAACTTGATATCCAAGAGGCAATTTCCTTACCTAATTTTGGTAGTAGAAATAGCCCAACAGAATTGGAAGCTGGTACTAATTATGTTAATTTTAAAGCAGATTTGGAAAGGCGCGGTCATCAGGTAATTGTTGTTCCTTTAAATAGCGGTTCTCATGGAATTGAAATTAAGAATGGCGAACTCATCGGTGGTGCCGATCCGCGTCGAGAGGGGGTTGCTATTGGTGATTAA